In a genomic window of Nostoc sp. UHCC 0870:
- the petD gene encoding cytochrome b6-f complex subunit IV, translating into MSIQKKPDLSDPKLRAKLAQGMGHNYYGEPAWPNDLLYVFPIVIMGSFACIVALAVLDPAMTGEPANPFATPLEILPEWYLYPVFQILRSLPNKLLGVLAMASVPLGLILVPFLENVNKFQNPFRRPVATTVFLFGTLVTLWLGIGAALPLDKSLTLGLF; encoded by the coding sequence ATGTCAATCCAAAAAAAACCCGATCTGAGCGATCCAAAGTTAAGAGCAAAACTCGCCCAAGGTATGGGTCACAACTACTACGGTGAACCAGCTTGGCCCAATGATCTACTGTATGTATTCCCAATAGTAATCATGGGTTCATTTGCTTGTATAGTGGCTCTAGCTGTCTTAGATCCTGCTATGACAGGTGAACCAGCAAATCCTTTCGCCACACCACTGGAAATTCTACCAGAGTGGTATTTATACCCAGTATTCCAGATTTTGCGATCGCTTCCTAACAAATTGTTGGGAGTGCTAGCAATGGCTTCCGTACCTCTGGGTTTAATCCTCGTTCCCTTTCTTGAGAACGTCAACAAATTCCAAAACCCCTTCCGCCGTCCAGTAGCAACCACAGTTTTCTTGTTTGGAACTCTGGTGACTCTATGGCTAGGTATTGGTGCTGCTTTACCACTAGACAAATCCTTGACATTGGGCTTGTTCTAA
- the petB gene encoding cytochrome b6 produces MANVYDWFEERLEIQALAEDVTSKYVPPHVNIFYCLGGITLVCFLIQFATGFAMTFYYKPTVAEAYSSVQYIMNEVNFGWLIRSIHRWSASMMVLMMILHVFRVYLTGGFKKPRELTWVSGVILAVITVSFGVTGYSLPWDQVGYWAVKIVSGVPEAIPVVGVLISDLLRGGSSVGQATLTRYYSAHTFVLPWLIAVFMLFHFLMIRKQGISGPL; encoded by the coding sequence ATGGCCAACGTTTACGACTGGTTTGAGGAACGCTTGGAAATTCAGGCGTTAGCTGAAGATGTCACAAGCAAGTACGTCCCTCCCCACGTCAACATCTTTTACTGTCTAGGTGGCATCACCCTGGTGTGCTTCCTAATTCAGTTCGCCACTGGCTTCGCCATGACGTTCTACTACAAGCCAACTGTGGCTGAAGCTTACTCCTCAGTACAGTACATCATGAACGAGGTGAACTTCGGTTGGCTAATTCGCTCCATCCATCGCTGGTCTGCCAGCATGATGGTGTTAATGATGATTCTGCACGTCTTCCGCGTGTATCTGACCGGTGGTTTTAAAAAGCCCCGCGAATTAACCTGGGTAAGTGGTGTTATCCTAGCTGTGATCACCGTCTCCTTCGGTGTTACAGGTTATTCTCTGCCTTGGGATCAGGTTGGTTACTGGGCTGTGAAAATCGTTAGTGGTGTACCAGAAGCAATTCCCGTAGTCGGCGTACTCATCTCCGACCTACTACGTGGTGGTTCTAGTGTCGGTCAAGCAACATTGACACGTTACTACAGCGCGCACACCTTTGTATTGCCTTGGTTAATTGCGGTCTTCATGCTGTTCCACTTCTTGATGATCCGTAAACAAGGTATTTCCGGCCCCTTGTAA